In a genomic window of Acidimicrobiales bacterium:
- the alr gene encoding alanine racemase, with the protein MYSPQKWLDVDTAAISDNAAAVKATLGPGVALMAMVKANGYGHGFELATAAALEGGATWLGVSSPAEALQAVPFGVPVLVVGATPDRFYPAMLDAGVELTVFDAESVESLARAAAHAGRRARVHVKIDSGMNRLGAQVADLEPLRRALQDARDNVEITGVFTHFADSEAPDLEVTRRQHASFLERAEPLRQLAPDALVHAANSGAILRLPETHHDLVRLGIALYGYPPVEAGDAVAFRTAMTMLAEVTQVKEISKGDTVSYGRTWTAPRTTRVATLPVGYADGIHRWRAGTDTALVGGRRSRIIGRVTMDQVMVDVTDCDPVAKGDVAALLGDLDGNHLGADEIAAAGDTIPHEVLCATSSRAARIPRPSARSTQ; encoded by the coding sequence ATGTACAGCCCGCAGAAGTGGCTGGACGTCGACACGGCGGCGATCTCCGACAACGCCGCCGCCGTCAAGGCGACGCTCGGTCCGGGCGTCGCCCTCATGGCCATGGTCAAGGCCAACGGCTACGGCCACGGATTCGAGCTGGCCACGGCGGCAGCGCTCGAGGGAGGGGCGACGTGGCTGGGCGTCTCGTCACCGGCCGAGGCCCTGCAGGCGGTGCCCTTCGGCGTCCCGGTGCTCGTCGTGGGCGCCACCCCCGATCGCTTCTACCCGGCGATGCTCGACGCCGGCGTCGAGCTCACCGTCTTCGACGCTGAGTCCGTCGAGTCGCTGGCCCGCGCCGCCGCTCATGCGGGGCGACGGGCACGGGTCCACGTCAAGATCGACAGCGGGATGAACCGCCTGGGCGCCCAGGTGGCCGACCTCGAGCCGCTGCGGCGCGCCCTCCAGGACGCTCGCGACAACGTCGAGATCACCGGCGTCTTCACCCACTTCGCCGACTCCGAGGCCCCCGACCTCGAGGTCACCCGGCGCCAGCACGCCTCGTTCCTCGAGCGGGCCGAGCCGCTGCGCCAGCTGGCCCCCGATGCGCTCGTCCACGCCGCCAACAGCGGCGCCATCCTCCGCCTCCCCGAGACCCATCACGACCTAGTCCGCCTCGGCATCGCCCTCTACGGGTACCCGCCGGTCGAGGCGGGGGACGCGGTCGCCTTCCGGACGGCGATGACCATGCTCGCCGAGGTGACCCAGGTGAAGGAGATCAGCAAGGGAGACACGGTCAGCTACGGCCGGACCTGGACCGCGCCGAGGACGACGCGCGTGGCCACACTTCCAGTCGGCTACGCCGACGGCATCCACCGGTGGCGGGCGGGGACCGACACCGCGCTGGTCGGTGGCAGGCGCAGTCGCATCATCGGCCGGGTCACGATGGACCAGGTCATGGTCGACGTGACCGACTGCGACCCGGTGGCCAAGGGCGACGTGGCCGCCCTGCTCGGCGACCTCGACGGCAACCATCTCGGTGCCGACGAGATCGCCGCCGCCGGCGACACCATTCCCCACGAGGTGCTGTGTGCGACCTCGTCGCGCGCGGCGCGCATCCCGCGGCCCTCAGCCCGATCGACGCAGTGA
- the asnB gene encoding asparagine synthase (glutamine-hydrolyzing) gives MCGISGFWGPLDRGLLQAMTDAQRHRGPDDEGYFEADEASLGFRRLSIIDIEHGHQPMATDDGLVHIVYNGEVYNFRELRAELEPLGHTFHTNCDTEVVLHAYEEWGTDCFARFNGMWALALLDRRNDRPRLVLARDHFGIKPLFYARNGQRVLFASEVKAILQDPSFERAVNEQAMFDYLAYGLFDHTTSTFFEGVRQVPAAAFAVIDDSGVTESTYWTPQLSESGSADPEDFRAVFERAVERRLVADVPLGICLSGGLDSSSICGVMSKLLKEKVPDATSMGDRLKTFSAVFPGDPIDESDYIEEVVKRTGADNAQVQPTASDFIRELEAWVWHVEEPMVSSAPFAMWMVIRRARQDVTVVLDGQAGDELLAGYSHYPYVFLRELAHKRRWGKFVHEAWRTRDLVVPLIRRRLRDRRHRIDVAGLLQPSFMGQHQPPRDDRATNDLKLRLLQDFVTYSLPPLLRYEDRISMAFSLEARLPFLDQELVEHILSLPTEAIIDDGWNRAVLRKALSDVLPDKVRRRRKKIGFTTPEFRWFRRQRAALQSLMRSPSFSRRPWWNGPDVAEAFRQACVGEREESMFFWRAINAEVWMRIFIDDRATSLNDDSYAAGFAIRGDAQVRAALDPADAKALAASAPNARRHLFMTRDGQTFARIPLRSPVIGRGDDLTDVLAGCLDGLREQGCAPRDGDLVVISEKALSISQGRGRPVDEIHCTTAAKVLSRFVTRTAIGIGLGHPTTMQLAIEEVGLGRILLAAAAAGVTRPFGRRGDFYRVAGSRVNAIDGPSAANLPPFDHWAMAAPVDPEGEVRRIAAALEERYGARIDVAVIDANDLTAEVFAVTEGSSVDTVLGLVADNPLGQSAEQTPFGFIRRIAEHADESPVAASA, from the coding sequence ATGTGCGGGATCAGCGGCTTTTGGGGTCCTCTCGACCGCGGGTTGCTGCAGGCGATGACCGACGCCCAGCGCCACCGCGGGCCTGACGACGAGGGGTACTTCGAAGCCGACGAGGCCAGCCTCGGGTTTCGCCGCCTCAGCATCATCGACATCGAGCACGGGCATCAGCCCATGGCGACCGATGACGGGCTGGTGCACATCGTCTACAACGGCGAGGTCTACAACTTTCGGGAGCTCCGGGCCGAGCTGGAGCCGCTGGGCCACACCTTCCACACCAACTGCGACACCGAGGTGGTGCTCCACGCCTACGAGGAGTGGGGCACCGACTGCTTCGCCCGCTTCAACGGCATGTGGGCGCTGGCCCTGCTGGACCGGCGCAACGATCGTCCCCGGCTCGTGCTCGCCCGCGACCACTTCGGGATCAAGCCCCTCTTCTACGCCCGGAACGGGCAGCGGGTGCTGTTCGCGTCGGAGGTCAAGGCCATCCTCCAGGACCCGAGCTTCGAGCGGGCCGTCAACGAGCAGGCCATGTTCGACTATCTGGCCTACGGGCTGTTCGACCACACGACCTCGACGTTCTTCGAGGGTGTCCGCCAGGTCCCGGCGGCTGCGTTCGCCGTCATCGACGACTCGGGCGTCACCGAGAGCACCTACTGGACGCCGCAGCTGAGCGAGTCGGGCTCGGCCGACCCGGAGGACTTCCGAGCGGTCTTCGAGCGCGCCGTGGAGCGCCGGCTCGTCGCCGACGTGCCACTGGGCATCTGTCTCAGCGGAGGTCTCGACTCATCCTCCATCTGCGGGGTGATGTCGAAGCTCCTCAAGGAGAAGGTGCCCGACGCCACCTCGATGGGCGACCGGCTGAAGACGTTCTCGGCTGTGTTCCCCGGCGATCCCATCGACGAGTCGGACTACATCGAGGAGGTCGTCAAGCGCACCGGTGCCGACAACGCCCAGGTGCAGCCGACAGCCTCCGACTTCATCCGGGAGCTCGAGGCCTGGGTCTGGCACGTCGAGGAGCCCATGGTGAGCAGTGCCCCGTTCGCCATGTGGATGGTCATCCGTCGCGCCCGCCAGGACGTCACCGTCGTGCTCGACGGCCAGGCGGGGGACGAGCTGCTCGCCGGCTACTCGCACTACCCGTACGTCTTTCTGCGCGAGCTCGCCCACAAGCGTCGCTGGGGCAAGTTCGTCCACGAGGCGTGGCGCACGCGAGACCTGGTCGTGCCCCTGATCCGGCGCCGCCTGCGTGACCGCCGGCACCGGATCGACGTCGCCGGCTTGCTGCAGCCGAGCTTCATGGGGCAGCACCAGCCCCCCCGGGACGATCGCGCCACGAACGACCTCAAGCTGCGCCTGCTCCAGGACTTCGTGACCTACAGCCTGCCGCCCCTGCTGCGCTATGAGGACCGCATCTCGATGGCCTTCTCCCTGGAGGCGCGCCTGCCGTTCCTCGATCAGGAGCTCGTCGAGCACATCCTCAGCCTCCCGACGGAGGCGATCATCGACGACGGCTGGAACCGCGCCGTGCTGCGCAAGGCACTGAGCGACGTGCTGCCGGACAAGGTTCGCCGGCGCCGCAAGAAGATCGGGTTCACCACCCCGGAGTTCCGGTGGTTCCGTCGACAGCGCGCCGCCCTGCAGAGCCTGATGCGGTCGCCGAGCTTCTCCAGGCGCCCGTGGTGGAACGGTCCCGACGTGGCCGAGGCGTTTCGTCAGGCCTGCGTCGGCGAACGCGAGGAGAGCATGTTCTTCTGGCGGGCGATCAACGCCGAGGTCTGGATGCGGATCTTCATCGACGACCGGGCGACGAGCCTGAACGACGACAGCTATGCCGCCGGGTTCGCCATCCGCGGTGACGCCCAGGTTCGGGCCGCGCTCGATCCGGCCGATGCGAAGGCACTGGCAGCGTCCGCTCCCAATGCCAGACGGCACCTGTTCATGACGCGAGACGGCCAGACGTTCGCCCGCATCCCGCTGCGCTCCCCGGTGATCGGCCGCGGGGACGACCTCACCGACGTCCTCGCTGGATGCCTGGACGGCTTGCGAGAGCAGGGCTGCGCGCCGCGTGACGGCGACCTCGTCGTGATCAGCGAGAAGGCGCTCTCGATCAGCCAGGGCCGGGGCCGCCCGGTGGACGAGATCCACTGCACCACGGCGGCCAAGGTGCTTTCCCGGTTCGTCACCCGCACCGCCATCGGCATCGGACTGGGGCATCCCACGACGATGCAGCTGGCCATCGAGGAGGTCGGTCTGGGGCGGATCCTGCTGGCGGCGGCGGCGGCCGGGGTCACGCGGCCCTTCGGGCGCCGCGGCGACTTCTACCGGGTCGCGGGGTCACGGGTCAATGCCATCGACGGACCGTCGGCGGCAAACCTGCCACCATTCGATCACTGGGCGATGGCGGCCCCCGTGGACCCCGAGGGTGAGGTGCGGCGCATCGCCGCTGCCCTCGAGGAGCGGTACGGCGCCCGTATCGATGTCGCCGTCATCGACGCCAACGACCTGACGGCGGAGGTCTTCGCCGTCACCGAGGGATCCAGCGTCGACACGGTCCTCGGCCTGGTCGCCGACAACCCACTGGGCCAATCGGCCGAGCAGACCCCCTTCGGCTTCATACGGCGGATAGCCGAGCATGCGGACGAGTCGCCGGTTGCCGCCAGCGCCTAG
- a CDS encoding HNH endonuclease signature motif containing protein, producing the protein DGGEGTCHLVGGGPVPVSVARQRAEEAFVKGVIHDGVRIETVRHIGRYIPAELRTALELGDPPGFDGLGCVDCGKRHGIERDHVDPVANGGRTSRDNMAGRCYECHQRKTEQDRQAGLLGGGNGNGSGDGNAGEGGSGGGREPP; encoded by the coding sequence GACGGCGGGGAGGGGACCTGTCACCTCGTGGGCGGGGGCCCGGTCCCCGTGTCGGTGGCCCGCCAGCGAGCCGAGGAGGCCTTCGTGAAGGGGGTGATCCACGACGGGGTGCGCATCGAGACCGTCAGACACATCGGGCGCTACATCCCCGCCGAGCTGCGCACGGCCCTCGAGCTCGGCGATCCTCCCGGCTTCGACGGCCTGGGCTGTGTGGACTGCGGCAAGCGCCACGGCATCGAGCGCGACCACGTCGATCCGGTCGCCAACGGGGGCCGCACCAGTCGCGACAACATGGCCGGCCGTTGCTACGAGTGCCACCAGCGCAAGACCGAGCAGGACCGCCAGGCGGGCCTGCTGGGCGGCGGCAACGGCAACGGGAGCGGCGACGGGAACGCCGGCGAGGGCGGGAGCGGCGGCGGGAGGGAGCCGCCGTGA
- a CDS encoding VOC family protein: MSVQLNHTIVWCRDKERSATFLTEILGLEPATAFGPFLVVEASNGVSLDFHDVDGEIASQHYAFLIGEGDFDQIFGRISERGLDYWADPGLNREGEVNRNDGGRGVYFRDPDGHLLEIITRPYGSGH; the protein is encoded by the coding sequence GTGAGCGTGCAGCTCAACCACACCATCGTGTGGTGCAGGGACAAGGAGCGGTCGGCGACGTTCCTCACCGAGATCCTCGGGCTAGAGCCGGCGACCGCCTTCGGGCCCTTCCTCGTCGTCGAGGCCAGCAACGGGGTGTCGCTGGACTTTCACGACGTCGACGGCGAGATTGCCTCGCAGCACTACGCGTTCCTCATCGGCGAGGGTGATTTCGACCAGATCTTCGGGCGGATCTCCGAGCGCGGACTCGACTACTGGGCGGATCCGGGTCTCAATCGGGAGGGTGAGGTCAACCGCAACGATGGGGGCCGCGGGGTGTACTTCCGCGACCCCGACGGCCACCTCCTGGAGATCATCACGCGACCGTACGGCTCCGGGCACTAG